The Kineococcus endophyticus region CGTCCCCGCCGCCGCCACCGTCACCAGCACCGACAACCCCAGGACCGCCCGCACCGCACGCACCGACCGCGCCACCGCGAACTGCCGCACCGCCAGCGCCAGCGCCAGCACCGGCGACACCGCCGGCACCCCTGCGTCGGCCACCAGCCCCGGCAACGCCACGGCGCTCGCGAGCGCACCGACGGCCCCCAGCACCTGGTCCAGGACGGCGCTGCGGCCGCGCAGGAGCAGTGCAGCGACGACGGCGCCCGCGGCGCCGGCCAGGCCGAGGGCGGGCAGCGTGCCCGCGACGGTGAGCGCGAGGGCCGCGGCGACGACGGCGAGCGCGGTGCAGCGCAGGGCGGCCCGCGAGGGGGCGTGGGTGCCGAGCAGGTCCGGCGGGGCGGGTGCCTCGGCGGGGGCGGACGCGGGGGTCACAGCGACCGCCACCCGCCGACGCCGGCCAGCAGGACCTCGCCGTCGCGCCCGGCCGCGTCGCGCGCGGCCTCGAGGGTCGAGCGCTGCTCGTGCGGCGACGGCTGCGCCACGGCCAGCGCGTCGAGCGCGTCGACGCCCTCCCGCGCGGTCCCGTCCGCCGCGAGGACGGCCGTGCGCCGACCGGACCCGAGGTCGGCCAGGACGAGGGCCGCGGCCTGCCGCAGGACGGCCTCGAAGTCCTCCTCCGACGCCTCGCCGGGGCCGGGCAGCACGACGACGCGGAGCCCGACGGGCGGGGTGTCCCGCTCGACGACGACGAGCGTCGGACCGGCGGGTCCGGTGCCGCGGCGCGCGGAGGCCCGCCAGTGCACGGCCGAGGGAGCGTCGCCGCGGCGGAACGGCCGCACGCCCGCCTGGTCCTCCGCCCCGGCGCGCGGCGCGGGGACCGGCAGGGCCGGGAGGACCGCGGGCGCCGGGTGGACGTGGACGGGCGCGGGCACGAACGCGCGCCGGCGCTGCAGGACGATCCCGAGGGCGTCCGCCCACTCCAGCACCACGTCCGCGGCCTCGCAGGCGCCCCGGGCGGACGCCGCCCGCGGCACGCGCAGCGCGACGACCTGGCCCGGCTCGATCGCGGGGACACCGGTGTGGACGGGGGCCAGGACGTCACCGCCCAGGTGCAGCACGAGGGGCGGGGAGGGCCGGTTCCCGGTGTTCCGGACCCGCACGACGTCCTCGACGACCCCACCCACGGCGACCCGGGACGGGCGCTGGACGGCGACCGTCAGAGCGTTGACGGTGGGTGCCGTCAGCGCCGCGAGCCCGAGCGCGGCCAGCAGCAGGCAGCCGACGAGGGCGAGCCAGCGGTTGCCGACGCCGAAGGACAGCACCAGCAGCGCCGGACCCGCCGTCACCAGGGCGATCCGCCGCCAGCGCACACCGGTCGGGGAGACCGGCGCGGTGACGAGACGCTCGTCGTCCGGCAGGTGGGGGAGTGCAGCGCTCACCGGCGCAGGTCCACCGGGACGTGCTGCAGGACGCCCGCGGCGAGCCGCTCCTGCGTGAGCGTGCGGGCCGCCGCGCCGTCCTCGGCGACGAGGCCGTGCCCGTCCCCCGGCACGAGGCGGTGGGCCAGCACGGGCACGACGAGCGCCTGCACGTCCTCGGGCAGGACGTGGTCGCGCCCGGCCAGCAGCGCACGCCCCTGGGCGCAGCGGACGAGCGTCAGCGCCGCCCGCGTGCCGGCCCCGAGCCGGATGCGCGCGTCGGTGCGGGTGGCCCGGCACAGCCGGACCGCGAGGTCGAGCGTCGCGTCCGCGACGTGGACGGCCGCCGTCGCCTCCTGCAGCCGCAGGAGGTCCGCGAGGCCCAGGACGGGCGTCAGCCGTTCGGGACGGTTGCCCGCGAGCTGCTCGCGCAGGACCTGACGCTCCACGTCCTCGGTGACCGGCCCCAGGACGATGCGGACCGCGAACCGGTCCAGCTGCCCCTCCGGCAGCGGGTACGTCCCGTGCTGCTCGACGGGGTTCTGCGTGGCGAGGAGGACGAACGGGTCCGGCAGCCGGTGCCGGACGCCGTCGACCGTCACCGCGCGCTCCTCCATGGCCTCCAGGAACGCCGACTGCGTCCGGGGCGACGTGCGGTTCAGCTCGTCGACGAGGACGACGGGGGCGAAGACCGGTCCCGGCACGAACCGGAACCCGCCCGCGGCCGGGTCCCAGATCCCCGATCCGGTGACGTCGGCCGGCAGCAGGTCAGCGGTTGCCTGCACGCGTCCGCAGTCGGCCCCGAGGCTCGCCGCGAACGCCGTCGCCAGCGTCGTCTTGCCGCTGCCGGGCACGTCCTCGATGAGGACGTGCCCGCGGGCGAGCACCGCCGTCACGAGCAGCTCGACGGCCGCCCGCCGGCCGCGGACGACCCGCTCGACCCCGTCGACGAGGGCACGGGCCGCCGCCGCGGGGTCGGCGTGCGGCAGGGGTTCGACGAGGGCGTGGCTCACCCTGCGTGCATCGGCACCGCGTCCCACCGGCCCCACCCGCGGTCGCCCGACCGGCGCAGTGGCGTGGGCGACCCGCTTCCCGTGCTACGGTTTTCCTCGTTCGCACGGGCTTCCCGGCCGGTGCGGAACCACTCGTCCGGGTGGCGGAATAGGCAGACGCGCTAGCTTGAGGTGCTAGTCCACGTATAGTGGGTGGGGGTTCAAGTCCCCCCTCGGACACTCGTTGAGACAGCGACGCGCAAGCCCCTGACCAGCAGGTCAGGGGCTTTTGCGTTGGCATGCGCCGGTGAACGCGCCCACCGGTGGACCCGGTGGGCGCGTCCCGCGCCGCTACTTGGTCAGGGCCTTCCCCAGGGTCTTCGCGAACGTCGCGCTGGGACGGCCCAGCCCGGTCACCGGGTCCCAGCCCTTCGCGACCGCGAGGGTGGAGTCCTGGCCCCAGGTCCGGACCGTGTAGGAGATCCCCCCGCTCGGGTCGATCCCGTTGACGTAGTTCGCCCGGACCACGCCCTTGACCCCCGACGCCTTCACATCGGTGTAGGCGCTGCGCGCGATCGAGTACAGGGTCGGGTTCGCGAGGCCGGCCCGCTTCCCGCTGACCTGCACCGCTTCGGCGACGGCCCCGGCCGCCAGGGGCGAGGCGAGGCTCGTCCCACCGATGCGGTACTCGCCGTACCGGACCCCGTCCGGGAACGTCTGCGTCTGCCCCACGAGCATCCCCGTCTGCGGGTCGGCGATGCTGGCGACGTCCGGCACGGCGCGTCCCGTCGGGGCCGAGGTGGGCACGGTCGCGGCCTGCCACGCGGGCCGCGGGAACAGGGTGGAGTACCCGCCGCCCGCGCCGTAGAGGAACCCTCCGTCGACCCAGCCGTTGCCCTTGGGGTTCAGCGTGAAGACGTCGGTGCCCCAGCCGGTCTCGGCGACGACGTTCCGCACGCCCTTGCCCAGGCCCGTCGACGTCCCGCCGACGGACGTGACGTACGGGTCGCTCGTCGGGTAGTCGACCTGCTTGGTGCCGGTCGACGCCGTCTCGTCGCCGTTGTCGCCGGAGCTGAAGAGGAACGTCTGCCCCTGCAGCGCACCCTGCAGGAAGACCTGCTCGTACGCGAAGACGGCGTCGGCGCCGGTGTCGGTCTCCAGACCGCCCCAGGAGTTCGTCACGACGTCGGCGCGGTTCTCGTCGACGACGGCGGCCAGCGCGTCGAGCAACCCCTCGTCGCAGTTCGCGGCCGCGTAGTAGCGGATGCCGGCGGCCGGCCGCAGGGCGTGGACGGCCTGCACGTCGAGGGTCTGCTCACCCGTCCAGCCCGACGCGTCGCACGTCTCCTGGTCGGTGAACGTCCCGGCGCTCCAGGTGGAGTACTGGTTCTTCGTGAACGCCGGCCAGCCGTAGGCCCTGGACCAGGTGTCGGTGTCCTGCACGATCGTCGAGGAGTTGTAGGCGTCCACGATCCCGACGGTCACGCCGTCACCGGTCGTCCCCGTGTCCCCGCCGATCCCCTGGGACAGCTGCGGGGCGGTGTACCCGCAGAGGGCGTACGACGGCGTCTGCCCCTCGAAGGCGGGGAGAGGCGTCTTGTAGTCCGCCTGGTACTTCGCCAGGAGACCGCCGTAGAACTGGCTGCACGGACGACCCACGACGGACGCGGCGGGCGGTGCGACGACCGGCTGCCGGACCCCGGCGGCCGACGCCGCGGCCGCCGCGCGGTCCGCTGCGTCGTCGGCGGCCGCGGTGGAGCCGGTCGCCTCGGTGACCCGGTGCGACGTCATGCGCTGCACGCTCGTGTCGAGACCGCTGACGGTCAGCACGTCGGCGGCCACGGCGGTCGGCAGGGACGCGGCGGTGGTGGGGGCGACGACCTGCGCACCGTCGTGCGTGAAGGAGGCCAGCGTGACCCCGAAGGCCCGCTCGAGCTGGTCCCGCGTCCCGGTCGCCGCCACGTAGCGCCGGTCCGCCTCGACCGAGTCCACGTGCAGACCCGCCGAGGTCAGGTACTCCGACACCGTCGAGGCGGCCGCCTCGGTGGGGCCGAAGGAGTCCGCGTACTGGGACCGGCTCAGGAAGTGGCCGTAGGA contains the following coding sequences:
- a CDS encoding DUF58 domain-containing protein — encoded protein: MSAALPHLPDDERLVTAPVSPTGVRWRRIALVTAGPALLVLSFGVGNRWLALVGCLLLAALGLAALTAPTVNALTVAVQRPSRVAVGGVVEDVVRVRNTGNRPSPPLVLHLGGDVLAPVHTGVPAIEPGQVVALRVPRAASARGACEAADVVLEWADALGIVLQRRRAFVPAPVHVHPAPAVLPALPVPAPRAGAEDQAGVRPFRRGDAPSAVHWRASARRGTGPAGPTLVVVERDTPPVGLRVVVLPGPGEASEEDFEAVLRQAAALVLADLGSGRRTAVLAADGTAREGVDALDALAVAQPSPHEQRSTLEAARDAAGRDGEVLLAGVGGWRSL
- a CDS encoding AAA family ATPase → MSHALVEPLPHADPAAAARALVDGVERVVRGRRAAVELLVTAVLARGHVLIEDVPGSGKTTLATAFAASLGADCGRVQATADLLPADVTGSGIWDPAAGGFRFVPGPVFAPVVLVDELNRTSPRTQSAFLEAMEERAVTVDGVRHRLPDPFVLLATQNPVEQHGTYPLPEGQLDRFAVRIVLGPVTEDVERQVLREQLAGNRPERLTPVLGLADLLRLQEATAAVHVADATLDLAVRLCRATRTDARIRLGAGTRAALTLVRCAQGRALLAGRDHVLPEDVQALVVPVLAHRLVPGDGHGLVAEDGAAARTLTQERLAAGVLQHVPVDLRR
- a CDS encoding S53 family peptidase; protein product: MSLSRPPSFRSSRLSTRLLTAVVGATALVATGGVAHAAPARTTTIAGTLPRWLPSGTARLALRSAPASAPQSVRVYLAPRGGLNALQAAVAAVSTPGSPSYGHFLSRSQYADSFGPTEAAASTVSEYLTSAGLHVDSVEADRRYVAATGTRDQLERAFGVTLASFTHDGAQVVAPTTAASLPTAVAADVLTVSGLDTSVQRMTSHRVTEATGSTAAADDAADRAAAAASAAGVRQPVVAPPAASVVGRPCSQFYGGLLAKYQADYKTPLPAFEGQTPSYALCGYTAPQLSQGIGGDTGTTGDGVTVGIVDAYNSSTIVQDTDTWSRAYGWPAFTKNQYSTWSAGTFTDQETCDASGWTGEQTLDVQAVHALRPAAGIRYYAAANCDEGLLDALAAVVDENRADVVTNSWGGLETDTGADAVFAYEQVFLQGALQGQTFLFSSGDNGDETASTGTKQVDYPTSDPYVTSVGGTSTGLGKGVRNVVAETGWGTDVFTLNPKGNGWVDGGFLYGAGGGYSTLFPRPAWQAATVPTSAPTGRAVPDVASIADPQTGMLVGQTQTFPDGVRYGEYRIGGTSLASPLAAGAVAEAVQVSGKRAGLANPTLYSIARSAYTDVKASGVKGVVRANYVNGIDPSGGISYTVRTWGQDSTLAVAKGWDPVTGLGRPSATFAKTLGKALTK